Genomic window (Culex pipiens pallens isolate TS chromosome 3, TS_CPP_V2, whole genome shotgun sequence):
CATGTATATTTGAGCCAATTCCAATTGCGTCGCTCTAGTTGCAAATAACTTTGTGATCAATTCCAACCAGCCACCCACCGACTCGATTTGCTAAAACAATAATCACACCCCGggcttatttattttaaattctctCTCACCCTTTTCCCCGCGCGCACGCAGTCAAAGAGGACAGTTCGCACACGATCGGGGTCGAGTTTGGCTCGCGCATCGTCAACGTCGGCGGTAAATCGATCAAGCTGCAAATCTGGGACACGGCCGGCCAGGAACGGTTCCGCTCGGTCACGCGGTCCTACTACCGTGGGGCAGCCGGCGCCCTGCTCGTGTACGATTCCACCTCGCGGGACAGCTTCAACGTGCTGTCGAACTGGCTGAACGACGCCCGGACGCTGGCCTCGCAGAACATTTGCATCCTGTTGGTGGGCAACAAAAAGGACCTGGAGGAGGAGCGCGAGGTGACGTTCCTGGAGGCGAGCACGTTTGCGCAGGAGAACGAGCTGATTTTTCTGGAGACGAGCGCCAGGACGGGGGAGAACGTGGAGGAGGCGTTCCTGAAGTGCTCGAAGACCATTTTGGCGAAGATTGAAACGGGCGAGCTGGATCCGGAGCGGATTGGAAGTGGCATTCAGTACGGGGACACGTCGATGCGGGGTGGAGGTGGTGGAGGTGGCACCGGGTTGGCTGGAGGCCGGGCGCAGAGCAGCGGAAGACGCCGAACGCCGGATTGTGCCGGGGGGTGTCGTCCTTAGAGCGAGTCGCTG
Coding sequences:
- the LOC120426769 gene encoding ras-related protein Rab-4B, with the protein product MSESYDYLFKFLIIGRAGSGKSCLLHHFIENKFKEDSSHTIGVEFGSRIVNVGGKSIKLQIWDTAGQERFRSVTRSYYRGAAGALLVYDSTSRDSFNVLSNWLNDARTLASQNICILLVGNKKDLEEEREVTFLEASTFAQENELIFLETSARTGENVEEAFLKCSKTILAKIETGELDPERIGSGIQYGDTSMRGGGGGGGTGLAGGRAQSSGRRRTPDCAGGCRP